The Halocalculus aciditolerans nucleotide sequence GGTGCCGACCGCGCCGCCGCCGGCCGTCGGCGTCGACGACGTGACGTAGGGGTAGTTCCCGTGGTCGATGTCGAGGCTCGTCCCCTGCGCGCCTTCGAGCATCACGTTCGCGCCGGCCTCGGCGCGCTCGGTGAGGTAGTCGCCGGCGTCGACGGCCATGTCGTTCTCCACGATGCGCTCGCCGTACTCGCGGTACTCCTCGAAGACGGCGTCGACGTCGAACTCGTCGCCGGCGTCGCCGCCGTAGACGTCCTCGTAGAGCGCGCGCTTCTGCGGGATCGCGTATTCGAGGCGTTCGCGGAGGAGTTCGGGGTCGAGGAGGTCGGCGACGCGCACGCCGCGCCGGCCGGCCTTATCCTCGTACGTCGGGCCGATGCCTCGACCCGTCGTTCCGACCTCCTTGTCGTCCTCCGATTTCACGTCCTCCTCGATGCCGTCGAGCGCGCGGTGGTAGGGCATGATGACGTGCGCGCGTTTCGCGAGGCGGACGTCGGGTTCGAGGCCGCGCTCTTCGAGCGCGTCGATCTCGTCGAAGAGCGTGCCGGGGTTGATGACGCAGCCGTTCCCGAGCACGCCCGTCATGCCGCGGACCGCACCGGACGGGACGAGGGAGAGCTTGTACTCCTCGCCGCCCTCGACGACCGTGTGACCGGCGTTGTCGCCGCCCTGATAGCGCGCGACGACGTCGACGTCGCCGCCGAACAGGTCGACGACGCCGCCCTTGCCTTCGTCGCCCCACTGGGCACCGACGATGGTGGTAATCATACGCTGGGTCTTTCCCCGCACGGGGTAAACGCGTTACGGAATCCACGCCGAATACCACCGAAAACGTGCCGTAAACGCGCGGGAACAGGGGGTAGAGTACGCACACACGTGGGTATCACAGGCGGCGTGTTCACCTGACCCAAATGGTTATCACGGGGCGCGGCGTAGACCCGGAATACAGCCACTGTGCGGCGAGCGCGACAATAACCTTTAAACGCCGCGCAGACGAGTTAACAAATGCCATGATAGACCGACTAGAGAAGGAAGTCGACATGCTGGAACGACACCTCGAAGTCCTCCGCATGGTCATCGAGAACGAACCCATCGGTATCGTCAAGATGTCCAACGAGACCGGCTACCCCCACCACAAGGTCCGGTACTCCCTCCGCGTCCTCGAAGAGGAGAACCTCATCGAGCCGTCCAGCCAGGGCGCAATCACGACCGAGCGCACCGAAGAGTTCGTCGCCGAACTCGACGAGAAAGTCGACGAAATCGTCGGCAAACTCGAATCCATGAAGATTCACGCCAGCGAGAAGAACGAAGCCTAGAGCTCCGGCACCGTCAAGTGGAACGTCCCGTTCCGGTCTTCGACCAGACAGAGGTGGAAGCCGTTCTTCCGCGAGACCTTCACGTAACTCTCCTTGTCGCTCCGACTGAGTAGCCCGCCGGCGTCCGTCGCCTCCGACGCCGCTTCGAGCGCGTCCGGTTCGAAGAACGACGACGTCACGTAGAACGCGCCGCCGAGGTTCGCGTCCGTCGCCACCGTCCCCGCGTCGTCGACGAGCGCCTCCATCTCCCCGCCCCGCACGGGCTCGCGGCTCGTGTTCAGGTTCGCGACGAGCAGCGGGTTCCCCATCCGGTCGCGGATGACGACGTCGAACTCCGTGACGTGCTCTGCGCCCTCGTCGTTCTCCGTCTCCACGGTCCCGTGGAGCTCCGCGCGGTCGATGTCGGAGACGACGTCGAAGACGCCCGCCAGCCCCTTCCGGTGGCCGGTGTCGAGAATCTCGTAGGGGAGCTCGCGGACCACCCACGACACGAACCGGTACTCGGGCGTCGACTCCAGGAACGCCGCGAACGGCTCCCCGTTCACCGTCGCGTCTGCTGCCTCGAACTGCGTGTGGTGTTCGAGCGTGAGGTTCGCGTTAATCTCGTCCGGGTCCGTTTCACCGACGGCGTCGAGCGTCGCGTCCGCCTTCGACCCGTACCGCACGAAGAGGTTCGTCCCGGACACCGCCGCCTCCGGGTCGAGCGCCTCGCCGCCCGCGACGCCGCCGACCTCCGCGAGCTGCTCTTCGAGGTCTTCGACGCGCTCGCGGAGCCGGTCGCGCTCCTCGCGCACCGACTCGAGGTCGTCGCGAACGTCCGAGAGCTCCTCCCGGGCTTCGCGGAGTTCGGCCCGCACGGCGTCGAGCTCCTCCCCGCCCGCGTCCGCCTCCGCTTCGGCCGCGCGCTCCTCGGCGGCCGCGAGCTGGCGCTCTAACTCCGCGATTCGCTCCGCGTCCCCGGCCGCCGACAGCTCCGCCTCCAGCGTCGCGATGCGCTCGTCGCGCTCCTCCACCGCGCGTTCGAGCGTCCCGATGCGCTCGCGCGCTCGCTCCAGAATGTCGCGCTGCGTCCGCCCGCCGGATTGCCCGTCGCGCTGCGCCTGCCCGTCGGACTGCCGCGACGACGACTCGCTCTCACCGCCCGAATCGGCGTCGCTCGCCGCCGAGCGCTGCGTGCGTTTCTGCTCTCGCCGCTGCTTCTCCGCCGCCGCCCGACTCCGCTTCGTCTCCGTCCCCGCTCCCGACTTCGACTGCTCCGGGTTGATGGCCGGCACGGACTTCGTCGAGCGCCACTGCGCTTCCTCCTGGAACCGCTCGTCGACGCCCTGGCTCGCCGTCTCACCGGGCTTCGCTCGCGAGCGACGCCCGCTCGGCTCCGCCGACGCTCCCGACTCGGGTTCTGTCCCTGCGGGCTCGCCGTCGGATTCGGCGTCGTCGATAGCGCGCGCCGTCGGCCCCTCCGACACCGGCTCTCGACCCGGTTCCGCCGGCCCCGGCCGCGGCTCAGCCTCCGCCTCATCCTCACCCTCATCGCGCGCGAGCGCGTCCACGGATTCGTCGAGCACCGACTCGGTCTCCAGCGACGCCGACGCCGCCGACTCCTCTCCGGCGGTGGCACCCGAATCGTCCGCCGCCGCGTCCGACTCTGCGTTCTCGATGGACACCCCGCCGCTCGCGGCTCCATCCCTGCTCACAGATTCTTCGTCCGCTGCCGAGGCCTTCGAGCCGCTCGTCTCGCCAGCGTCGGCCGCACTTCTCGAACGGTCCGACGCGGCTTCGGCGGACGCGACGCCGACCGACTCCTCTTCGGCATTCTCGTCGGCCCCGCGCTCGGCGTCGGTCGCGGGTTCGTCCGTCGGCTCGACGCCCCGTTCGACGTCGGTATCTGGCTCCGCCTCGACCTCGGTTTCCGGCTCCGCGTCCGTGGCCGGCTCTGCCGCCGCGTCCGCCGTCGACGCCGGCTCCGTCGCCTCGTCTTCGCCGGTGGCAGTCGGCTCCGCCGCGGTCGCTGGCTCGTCCGTCGGCTCGGCGCGCGGTTCGGTCGGCCCGCGCGCCCGCCCGGGCTCGGCGTCCGATTCGCCGTCCGCTTCGGTCGCGGATTCGGTCGCAGCTTCGGACGCAGCCTCGGATGCGGCTCCGCCGGCGGCGCTCGCGCCCGCCGCCGTGCCCGCGCTCTCGGCCGTCGACGCCGCCGCGTTCTCTGGTTCCGATTCCGTCTCGACCTCGGGGATGTCGACGATATCGACGTCGACTTTCACGACCTCGTAGAGGCCGACTTCGCCGTCGGCGCGCTCGAACGCCTCGTCGCCCGTCACGAGGTCGTCGGACGTGCCGACGAACGCCGCGCTCATCGACCGGCCGCCGTAGTAGACCGTGTAGTAGTCGCCGGAGAGGACGTTCTCGGAGAGCTCGACGTACCCCGTGAAGCTCGCGTCCGAGAGCATCGCGTCCGTCTCCGAGAGCGGCGTGTCGTTCGTGTAG carries:
- a CDS encoding DUF7527 domain-containing protein, with translation MNERTRERVSEWDSRPFTDGYEGLHALADENFSGAVVVGDTHLFMLNGRVVGVHEGTIEAFEDATGTVYSAPHKSLPLLFSMLEADGETQATYYTNDTPLSETDAMLSDASFTGYVELSENVLSGDYYTVYYGGRSMSAAFVGTSDDLVTGDEAFERADGEVGLYEVVKVDVDIVDIPEVETESEPENAAASTAESAGTAAGASAAGGAASEAASEAATESATEADGESDAEPGRARGPTEPRAEPTDEPATAAEPTATGEDEATEPASTADAAAEPATDAEPETEVEAEPDTDVERGVEPTDEPATDAERGADENAEEESVGVASAEAASDRSRSAADAGETSGSKASAADEESVSRDGAASGGVSIENAESDAAADDSGATAGEESAASASLETESVLDESVDALARDEGEDEAEAEPRPGPAEPGREPVSEGPTARAIDDAESDGEPAGTEPESGASAEPSGRRSRAKPGETASQGVDERFQEEAQWRSTKSVPAINPEQSKSGAGTETKRSRAAAEKQRREQKRTQRSAASDADSGGESESSSRQSDGQAQRDGQSGGRTQRDILERARERIGTLERAVEERDERIATLEAELSAAGDAERIAELERQLAAAEERAAEAEADAGGEELDAVRAELREAREELSDVRDDLESVREERDRLRERVEDLEEQLAEVGGVAGGEALDPEAAVSGTNLFVRYGSKADATLDAVGETDPDEINANLTLEHHTQFEAADATVNGEPFAAFLESTPEYRFVSWVVRELPYEILDTGHRKGLAGVFDVVSDIDRAELHGTVETENDEGAEHVTEFDVVIRDRMGNPLLVANLNTSREPVRGGEMEALVDDAGTVATDANLGGAFYVTSSFFEPDALEAASEATDAGGLLSRSDKESYVKVSRKNGFHLCLVEDRNGTFHLTVPEL
- a CDS encoding adenylosuccinate synthase, whose protein sequence is MITTIVGAQWGDEGKGGVVDLFGGDVDVVARYQGGDNAGHTVVEGGEEYKLSLVPSGAVRGMTGVLGNGCVINPGTLFDEIDALEERGLEPDVRLAKRAHVIMPYHRALDGIEEDVKSEDDKEVGTTGRGIGPTYEDKAGRRGVRVADLLDPELLRERLEYAIPQKRALYEDVYGGDAGDEFDVDAVFEEYREYGERIVENDMAVDAGDYLTERAEAGANVMLEGAQGTSLDIDHGNYPYVTSSTPTAGGGAVGTGLSPGLVGDGEVVGIVKAYLSRVGSGPMPTELGGVEGDTPGYGEQGSGTNEELATYIREEGGEYGTVTGRPRRVGWLDVPMLRHAARVNGFTGFALNHLDVLAGLDEVKVGHAYELDGETTHTVPATTERWADCEPVFKTFDGWEEFDSGLVAVEGYDALPLEARQYVEYLEGELDAPVYALGVGPAREETVVRYNPFDA